One part of the Marinobacter sp. MDS2 genome encodes these proteins:
- the tssA gene encoding type VI secretion system protein TssA: MQVIEQHPYVDQVLAAIPGDSGVGDNLADDSVLEFLEDEVMKVGSLAHNDINWQKVQSESLQLLADRSKDLKVLGFFMLSLQQGKDGEHFALSLYLLHRVLDDWWESAWPYPGAKGQRARKMLFTQIVQRTIKSVDGLGFDASVGDGRQFCLDLIAKLDEQARNRDLPDDPLFELKRAVDKLPKPDQSSSQQLASTVATVSPAQTQSAQSPAQSTAAPAALGNLTLDPGNERATRQSLLKVAELLTSTEPENPLGYQLRRYAIWQSITSLPPTRDGIRTDLAAVSADRVADYKEALEKTPDNDLWQRIEQSLSVSPFWLDGHWLSARAAQALGHNHCAEAIRDALKQFVEQLPKIAELTFNDHTPFLSEQAAEWMHTVPASAKAGGGRSNPWEQALETALELVQQNQLSSALELLEQGLADAREPREKFYWRLTTAKLMKESGLKAMAAQQIQDLQGQVQGLVLEDWEPALIKQMERLA; this comes from the coding sequence ATGCAAGTGATTGAACAGCACCCATACGTTGATCAGGTTCTCGCCGCCATTCCAGGGGACTCCGGGGTGGGTGACAACCTTGCCGACGATTCCGTGCTGGAGTTTCTGGAAGACGAAGTGATGAAGGTGGGCTCGCTGGCTCACAACGACATCAATTGGCAAAAAGTGCAGAGCGAATCTCTGCAATTGCTGGCAGACCGCAGCAAAGACCTGAAAGTGCTTGGCTTTTTCATGCTGAGCTTGCAGCAGGGCAAGGATGGCGAGCACTTCGCCTTGTCCTTGTATCTGTTGCATCGGGTGTTGGATGACTGGTGGGAAAGCGCGTGGCCTTACCCGGGAGCCAAGGGGCAGCGGGCCCGAAAAATGCTGTTCACCCAGATTGTGCAGCGAACGATTAAAAGTGTGGACGGCCTGGGATTCGATGCCAGTGTGGGTGATGGACGGCAGTTTTGTCTGGACCTGATTGCCAAGCTGGATGAGCAGGCGCGGAACCGGGATTTACCAGATGACCCGCTGTTCGAATTGAAACGGGCTGTGGATAAGTTGCCAAAGCCGGATCAAAGCAGTAGCCAGCAACTGGCTTCAACGGTTGCGACGGTAAGTCCCGCACAAACGCAATCTGCTCAATCGCCGGCACAGTCAACTGCGGCTCCGGCGGCCTTGGGCAATCTTACTCTGGACCCGGGCAACGAACGAGCAACCCGCCAAAGCTTGCTGAAAGTGGCGGAGCTGTTGACCAGCACCGAGCCGGAGAACCCCTTGGGCTATCAACTGCGCCGCTATGCCATTTGGCAAAGCATCACCAGCCTGCCGCCGACACGGGATGGTATTCGTACCGATTTGGCCGCCGTCAGTGCAGACCGGGTTGCGGACTACAAAGAGGCGCTGGAAAAAACGCCCGACAATGATTTGTGGCAGCGCATCGAACAGAGCTTGTCTGTAAGCCCGTTCTGGCTCGATGGCCATTGGCTGAGCGCCCGCGCCGCCCAAGCTTTAGGCCATAACCACTGCGCAGAAGCAATTCGAGACGCGTTGAAACAGTTCGTAGAGCAGTTACCGAAAATCGCGGAGCTGACCTTCAACGACCATACACCGTTTCTCAGTGAACAAGCGGCCGAGTGGATGCATACCGTCCCGGCTTCGGCCAAAGCCGGTGGAGGCCGTTCAAACCCTTGGGAGCAGGCTCTGGAAACCGCACTGGAGTTGGTGCAGCAGAATCAGCTGTCGTCTGCTCTGGAACTACTGGAGCAAGGTTTGGCCGACGCCCGTGAGCCCAGAGAGAAATTCTACTGGCGCCTGACGACGGCAAAACTGATGAAAGAAAGCGGCCTGAAAGCCATGGCTGCACAACAAATTCAGGACCTGCAAGGGCAGGTTCAAGGGTTGGTTCTTGAAGACTGGGAACCGGCTTTGATCAAACAAATGGAACGGCTGGCGTAA
- the vasI gene encoding type VI secretion system-associated protein VasI has protein sequence MTLKDQPRARFLGLALVLMSSAGQADTRLSDAQACTEEANRLARLACFDEVFDTPLARYEAGASDAVINQPERWRQAFSQAGQNDASGPIYRNTGSAAGHMVTVAALGAQPPRPVLTLQCHNNITELTVMLPKPISRERVDVALASAPSQWRVRDEGLVVSAGRGLPAIRSVLEIVHQPDVRIQADVPELDGLLFDLTGYRDAIRPLRQACGW, from the coding sequence ATGACCCTGAAAGACCAACCCCGAGCCCGCTTCCTCGGCCTCGCATTAGTGCTGATGAGCAGTGCCGGGCAAGCGGATACCCGCCTGAGTGATGCCCAAGCCTGCACCGAAGAAGCCAATCGGCTGGCCCGCCTGGCGTGCTTTGATGAGGTGTTTGATACCCCACTGGCTCGATACGAAGCCGGCGCCAGCGACGCGGTTATTAACCAGCCCGAACGTTGGCGCCAGGCCTTTTCGCAAGCGGGTCAAAACGATGCCAGTGGTCCGATCTACCGCAATACCGGCTCGGCCGCCGGGCACATGGTCACGGTAGCCGCTTTGGGGGCTCAGCCTCCGCGGCCAGTACTGACACTGCAGTGCCACAACAACATCACGGAACTGACGGTGATGCTGCCCAAACCGATCAGCCGGGAGCGTGTAGACGTGGCGCTGGCATCGGCACCCAGCCAGTGGCGGGTGCGGGATGAAGGCCTAGTGGTAAGTGCTGGCCGCGGCCTGCCGGCAATACGTTCGGTGCTTGAAATCGTGCACCAGCCAGATGTTCGTATTCAGGCAGACGTACCGGAGTTGGATGGCTTGTTGTTTGACCTGACCGGTTACCGCGACGCCATTCGCCCTCTGCGACAAGCCTGTGGCTGGTGA
- a CDS encoding sigma-54-dependent Fis family transcriptional regulator, translating to MQMELHTGIELAVALIKQDTLPALLDTATRQLENAFGLSKCWALELDLSGRTLHCGQLGDAGEFDCGDFSHPFAHVLQTGKPRELTRAASYRLDHTGFQTLFEHSDRPRSLWLEPLTGADGRTLGILALCGDHEDWQSIVGQSLYTGLKQLLVHQWISQLQTRDQVWQRRMLKRSLDHLHDAESVRQRCQQLSHSLVGNSEAMTNLRAQVVRAASSQLSVLIQGETGCGKDVVARGIHELSERATGPMVVVNCAAIPDTLLESELFGHTKGAFSGADQAKEGLLAQANGGTLFLDEIGDMPMALQSKLLRVLESRQFRPLGAREERFSDFRLVAATHQPLQQGIDDGLFRRDLFYRLSQFPLRVIPLRERTDDLEALSRHFIRLYVEREGSGPLGISSHALKRLAGYDFPGNVRELRNIIELACLQTDANGDIQPEALRLDDLLMDAGQAVPAAAEAPLIPGIPVAEEIRDLKAAAQAFEAAIIRERLQQYRGNRAQAAESLGLPKRTLAHKCLKYQVTDV from the coding sequence ATGCAGATGGAACTGCACACCGGCATAGAACTGGCGGTAGCACTGATCAAGCAGGACACACTCCCTGCCTTGCTTGACACAGCCACCCGCCAACTCGAAAACGCCTTTGGCCTCAGCAAATGCTGGGCCCTCGAACTCGACCTCAGTGGCCGAACGCTCCACTGTGGCCAGTTAGGTGATGCCGGCGAATTCGACTGTGGCGACTTCAGCCACCCCTTCGCCCACGTACTGCAAACCGGAAAGCCGCGCGAACTCACCCGCGCAGCCAGCTACCGGCTCGACCACACCGGCTTCCAAACCCTGTTCGAACACAGCGACCGCCCCAGAAGCCTCTGGCTCGAACCACTCACCGGCGCAGATGGCCGCACCCTTGGCATACTCGCCCTCTGCGGCGACCACGAGGACTGGCAAAGCATTGTTGGCCAATCCCTGTACACCGGCCTGAAACAGCTGTTGGTGCATCAATGGATCAGCCAACTGCAAACCCGCGACCAGGTCTGGCAGCGGCGTATGCTCAAACGCTCCTTGGATCACCTGCACGACGCCGAAAGCGTGCGCCAGCGCTGCCAGCAACTGTCCCACAGTTTGGTGGGCAACTCCGAAGCCATGACCAACCTCCGGGCACAAGTCGTGCGCGCGGCCAGCAGCCAGCTTTCGGTTCTGATCCAAGGCGAAACCGGTTGTGGTAAAGACGTGGTCGCCCGAGGCATTCACGAGCTATCCGAACGCGCAACGGGCCCAATGGTCGTGGTGAACTGCGCAGCCATCCCCGACACCTTGCTGGAAAGCGAACTGTTCGGCCATACCAAAGGCGCCTTCTCCGGTGCCGATCAAGCCAAAGAAGGGCTACTGGCTCAAGCCAACGGCGGCACCCTGTTCCTCGATGAAATTGGCGACATGCCCATGGCCCTGCAGTCCAAATTGTTGCGGGTTCTGGAAAGCCGACAGTTCCGCCCTCTAGGCGCTCGGGAAGAGCGGTTTTCCGACTTCCGTCTGGTGGCTGCAACCCACCAACCGCTGCAGCAAGGCATTGATGACGGCCTGTTTCGCCGGGACCTGTTCTATCGCCTCAGCCAGTTCCCGCTGCGGGTGATTCCCCTGCGCGAACGTACCGACGATCTCGAAGCGCTAAGCCGGCATTTCATCCGACTCTACGTTGAACGCGAAGGCAGTGGGCCACTGGGTATCAGCAGCCACGCGTTGAAGCGATTGGCGGGTTATGACTTCCCCGGAAACGTGCGGGAATTACGCAACATCATTGAACTGGCCTGCCTGCAAACGGATGCCAACGGCGACATCCAGCCTGAGGCATTGCGATTGGATGACCTGTTGATGGACGCGGGACAAGCTGTCCCTGCCGCAGCGGAAGCACCGCTTATTCCAGGTATTCCCGTGGCCGAGGAAATTCGGGATCTGAAAGCCGCCGCACAGGCATTCGAGGCGGCCATCATTCGCGAACGCCTGCAACAATACCGCGGCAACCGGGCCCAGGCCGCCGAGAGTTTGGGTTTACCCAAGCGCACACTCGCCCATAAATGTCTGAAGTATCAGGTAACCGACGTATGA
- the tssH gene encoding type VI secretion system ATPase TssH, translated as MCSAYWNNYRNKDITVIRVELPALIGRLNEISRQALEGSAALCISRQGAEITPAHLLFKLLETPFSDVRQILEQTDINHQQLQPLVGDSLNGEPQSAEPYPSFSPLLVEMMQDAWLLASTELGHSELRSGALFLALLMNADRYLMPRVAQALVDINREQLRKQFDRLTEGSVERPQLAENGTAKPAAEAGMDPLTRYATDFTKLARDEKLDPVVCRDAEIDQMIDILCRRRKNNPIVVGDAGVGKSAVVEGLALRIVSGDVPDRLKNVELWTLDMGALQAGASVKGEFEKRLKGVIEAVKGSATPIILFIDEAHTLIGAGNSEGGSDAANLLKPALARGELRTIAATTWREYKKYFEKDPALSRRFQPVALDEPTPGEAVHILRGLLTVYEKAHKVLVADSALKASSEMSARYLAGRQLPDKAIDVLDTACARVSLNLSTPPRRLSHVRSELHQMAMEQDLLTREHTLGQAVDNEREQALEQRIAELKTESEALEQSWNDQRELVARLVEIREQLLTGEVSEALEATTDADNEERPDLKSEAAAIEQELAELQADEPLVHARVDARQVAEVIADWTGIPVNRMTTDELEKITHLPEYLQAHIKGQDTAIDCLHQHLLTARADLRRPGRPMGAFLLVGPSGVGKTETVVQLAELLYGGRQFLTTINMSEYQEKHTVSRLIGSPPGYVGFGEGGILTEAIRQKPYSVVLLDEVEKAHPEVLNLFYQAFDKGELADGEGRLIDCKNVVFFLTSNLGYQTIVNHAEEPEKIEEALYPELANFFKPALLARMEVVPYLPLGEDTLNRIVGDKLQRLADQITARYHTEVALEDGLVEAIRSRATRSENGARMLESIIEGELLPPVSLALLEKLAAREPVTKVTLGVSDGKFTGVVA; from the coding sequence ATGTGCTCAGCGTACTGGAACAACTACCGAAATAAGGACATCACTGTGATTCGGGTAGAACTACCGGCGCTGATCGGGCGCCTAAATGAGATTTCCCGTCAGGCCCTGGAAGGGTCTGCCGCGCTGTGCATCAGCCGACAAGGGGCGGAAATTACGCCGGCACATCTGTTGTTCAAACTGCTGGAAACCCCGTTTTCCGATGTGCGTCAGATTCTGGAACAAACCGACATCAACCATCAGCAACTGCAGCCGCTGGTAGGCGACAGCCTGAACGGCGAGCCACAAAGCGCCGAGCCATACCCATCCTTTTCACCCTTGTTGGTAGAAATGATGCAGGACGCCTGGCTGCTGGCCTCAACCGAACTCGGCCACAGCGAATTGCGATCTGGTGCCTTGTTTTTGGCGTTGTTGATGAACGCCGACCGCTACCTGATGCCGCGAGTTGCTCAAGCGTTGGTGGACATTAACCGTGAACAACTGCGAAAGCAGTTCGACCGATTGACCGAAGGCTCAGTGGAACGCCCGCAGCTGGCGGAGAATGGTACGGCCAAACCAGCCGCCGAAGCCGGCATGGACCCGCTCACGCGCTACGCCACCGACTTCACCAAATTGGCTCGGGACGAAAAACTCGACCCCGTGGTGTGCCGGGATGCCGAAATCGACCAGATGATCGACATCCTATGCCGTCGCCGTAAGAACAACCCGATTGTGGTGGGCGATGCCGGTGTGGGTAAAAGTGCGGTGGTAGAAGGGCTGGCCCTGCGGATTGTGAGTGGCGATGTGCCGGACCGCCTGAAAAACGTTGAACTCTGGACCCTGGACATGGGCGCGCTGCAAGCCGGTGCCTCGGTGAAAGGCGAGTTCGAAAAGCGCCTGAAAGGCGTCATCGAAGCGGTCAAAGGCTCTGCTACCCCGATCATCCTGTTCATCGACGAAGCGCACACCTTGATTGGCGCAGGCAACAGCGAGGGTGGTTCAGATGCCGCCAACCTGCTGAAACCCGCACTGGCCCGAGGTGAACTGCGCACCATCGCCGCCACTACCTGGCGCGAGTACAAAAAATACTTCGAAAAAGACCCGGCCCTGAGCCGTCGATTCCAGCCCGTGGCGTTGGATGAGCCCACGCCGGGCGAGGCTGTTCACATTCTACGTGGCCTGCTCACCGTCTACGAAAAAGCACACAAAGTCTTGGTAGCCGACAGTGCCCTGAAAGCCTCCTCCGAAATGTCTGCCCGTTATCTGGCCGGCCGCCAACTGCCGGATAAAGCCATCGACGTATTGGATACCGCCTGCGCTCGGGTCAGCCTGAACCTTAGCACCCCGCCACGCCGATTGAGCCACGTGCGCAGCGAACTGCACCAAATGGCCATGGAACAAGACTTGCTGACCCGGGAACACACGCTTGGCCAAGCGGTTGATAACGAACGAGAGCAGGCGCTGGAACAGCGCATTGCTGAGCTCAAGACCGAGTCCGAGGCTTTGGAGCAAAGCTGGAACGACCAGCGAGAGCTGGTGGCCCGTTTGGTCGAAATCCGCGAACAACTGCTCACCGGAGAAGTGTCGGAAGCTCTGGAAGCAACGACCGATGCCGACAACGAAGAGCGCCCGGATCTGAAAAGCGAAGCCGCAGCCATTGAACAGGAACTGGCGGAGCTTCAGGCCGACGAACCGCTGGTTCACGCACGAGTCGATGCTCGCCAAGTGGCCGAAGTCATCGCCGACTGGACCGGCATTCCGGTCAATCGCATGACCACTGACGAGCTGGAAAAAATCACCCACTTGCCGGAATACCTGCAGGCCCACATCAAAGGCCAGGACACCGCTATCGATTGCCTGCACCAGCACCTGCTCACCGCCCGCGCCGACCTGCGCCGGCCCGGCCGCCCCATGGGCGCCTTCCTGCTGGTTGGCCCAAGTGGCGTGGGGAAAACCGAAACCGTGGTACAACTGGCCGAACTGCTCTACGGCGGCCGCCAGTTCCTAACCACCATCAACATGTCTGAGTACCAAGAGAAACACACCGTTTCCCGCCTGATTGGCTCACCCCCGGGGTACGTTGGCTTTGGCGAAGGCGGCATCCTCACCGAAGCCATCCGTCAGAAACCCTACTCTGTGGTGTTGCTGGACGAGGTCGAAAAAGCCCACCCGGAAGTCCTCAACCTGTTCTATCAGGCTTTTGACAAAGGCGAACTGGCAGACGGCGAAGGCCGGTTGATCGATTGCAAAAACGTAGTCTTCTTCCTGACCTCCAACCTTGGCTACCAAACCATCGTTAACCACGCTGAAGAGCCGGAAAAGATCGAAGAGGCGCTTTACCCGGAACTGGCCAACTTCTTCAAACCGGCCTTGCTGGCGCGCATGGAAGTGGTGCCCTACCTGCCGTTGGGCGAAGACACCCTCAACCGCATCGTGGGCGATAAACTCCAGCGCCTTGCTGACCAAATCACGGCCCGCTACCACACCGAAGTGGCGCTGGAAGACGGCCTGGTAGAAGCCATCCGCAGCCGCGCCACTCGAAGCGAAAACGGTGCACGGATGCTGGAATCGATCATCGAAGGTGAATTGCTGCCACCGGTATCCTTGGCGCTGCTGGAAAAACTGGCGGCACGAGAACCGGTGACCAAGGTCACGCTGGGCGTGAGCGACGGAAAGTTCACCGGAGTCGTTGCCTGA
- the icmH gene encoding type IVB secretion system protein IcmH/DotU codes for MTNAPVMDRPNTTTDTGDSAFSELLFADTDNTGRRTELGDTHFQLRGLEENRLIDAATPLLGLVIRVRRLADFHDVESLYQQVVDEVAAIDRELIEQGHERPIVVAYRYVLCAFIDEAVLGTDWGAHSVWSQHSLLSRFHNETWGGEKVFAILARMEKEPERYRDMLGFIYLCLCLGFEGRYKVMESGRDEYQQIVRGLYEQLRDLRGDRDPGPLADASENVVPARNRLRTGMPVWLITGAFAAAMVGIYHLYNVALNERIRDVLSVLEQLPK; via the coding sequence ATGACCAATGCACCGGTAATGGATCGACCAAATACCACCACGGACACGGGTGATAGTGCATTCAGTGAGTTGTTGTTCGCGGACACCGATAACACTGGCCGCCGCACCGAGTTGGGTGATACCCACTTTCAGCTGCGCGGACTGGAAGAAAATCGCCTGATTGATGCCGCCACACCGTTATTGGGGCTGGTTATCCGGGTTCGCCGGTTGGCCGATTTTCACGATGTCGAAAGCCTGTACCAGCAGGTGGTCGATGAAGTGGCGGCTATTGACCGCGAACTGATCGAACAAGGCCACGAACGGCCTATCGTGGTGGCGTACCGCTATGTGCTTTGCGCTTTTATCGATGAAGCCGTATTGGGCACCGACTGGGGGGCGCACAGCGTGTGGTCGCAGCACTCGTTGCTATCACGTTTCCACAACGAAACCTGGGGCGGCGAAAAAGTGTTCGCCATTCTGGCGCGCATGGAGAAAGAGCCGGAACGCTACCGCGACATGCTTGGGTTCATCTATCTGTGCCTGTGTCTGGGCTTTGAAGGTCGCTACAAGGTCATGGAAAGCGGCCGTGATGAGTACCAGCAAATCGTTCGTGGCTTGTACGAACAGCTGCGTGATCTGCGCGGAGATCGTGACCCGGGGCCGCTGGCCGATGCCTCGGAAAACGTGGTGCCGGCACGCAACCGTTTACGGACAGGCATGCCGGTTTGGCTTATCACCGGCGCGTTTGCAGCGGCCATGGTTGGGATTTATCACTTGTATAACGTAGCGCTGAACGAACGCATCAGGGATGTGCTCAGCGTACTGGAACAACTACCGAAATAA
- the tssK gene encoding type VI secretion system baseplate subunit TssK yields MPVSNRVVWSDGLFIKPQHFQQQQRYLEHQINERALAVSDYLYGFSDLELNAEYLSFGRVGLVRASGLFPDGTRFNLPQDDVMPEPLEITDASVANQVVYLALPLGSDSLAEVEWPDAPIAGRFRALSVEIRDLHSIDGDAHSIDVGRVAPRLMLEREDRSAYAALAIGRILEKRPDGSLVMDPNFLPTMLSVRAAPRLQRFVGEMAGLMQERARNIAERVGAPGQGGVADVSDFMLLQMLNRAHPKFMHLARLRQLHPERLYEALLELCGELVTFTDESRMPREYTPYDHDLPEGCFSPLMQVLRQALSTVLEPRALSIALQQRQYGLTVAPVQDGQLIKDAEFILAVKADMPLDDLRKQFTQQCKVASVEKIRDLISLQLPGIPLSALPVAPRQLPYHAGFVYFRLDDQSQAWQMLDNASGFAFHVAGSYPGLEMQFWAIRS; encoded by the coding sequence ATGCCTGTTAGCAATCGAGTGGTCTGGAGTGACGGCTTGTTCATCAAGCCCCAGCACTTTCAGCAACAACAACGGTACCTAGAGCATCAGATCAATGAGCGCGCCTTGGCCGTCTCGGACTACCTCTACGGCTTCAGCGATCTGGAACTCAATGCCGAATACCTGAGTTTTGGTCGAGTCGGTTTGGTGCGGGCAAGCGGTTTGTTTCCGGATGGTACAAGATTCAACCTACCGCAAGACGATGTGATGCCCGAGCCGCTGGAAATTACCGATGCGTCGGTGGCCAATCAGGTGGTGTATCTGGCGTTGCCGCTCGGGAGTGATTCTCTTGCGGAAGTGGAGTGGCCCGATGCACCGATTGCCGGGCGATTCCGGGCGTTATCTGTCGAAATTCGCGATTTGCATTCCATTGATGGCGATGCCCACAGCATTGATGTTGGGCGAGTGGCACCGCGGCTGATGCTGGAGCGGGAAGACCGCAGCGCCTACGCAGCTTTGGCCATTGGCCGAATTTTGGAGAAAAGGCCAGACGGCAGCTTGGTGATGGATCCCAACTTCTTGCCCACCATGCTCAGTGTGCGCGCGGCACCGCGGTTACAGCGATTTGTCGGTGAAATGGCCGGTTTGATGCAGGAACGTGCCCGCAACATTGCCGAGCGGGTGGGCGCGCCGGGGCAGGGCGGTGTGGCCGACGTGTCGGACTTCATGCTGCTGCAAATGCTAAACCGGGCGCATCCAAAGTTCATGCACTTAGCGCGTTTGCGCCAGTTGCATCCCGAGCGGTTGTACGAAGCTTTGCTGGAGCTGTGTGGTGAATTGGTGACCTTCACCGATGAAAGCCGCATGCCTCGCGAATATACCCCCTACGATCACGACCTGCCGGAAGGCTGTTTCAGCCCGCTGATGCAGGTGCTGCGACAAGCCCTGAGCACCGTGCTGGAGCCGCGAGCCCTGTCTATTGCCCTGCAGCAGCGTCAGTACGGGCTGACGGTGGCACCGGTTCAGGACGGTCAGTTGATCAAGGATGCCGAGTTCATTCTGGCGGTAAAAGCCGATATGCCGCTTGACGACCTGCGCAAGCAATTCACCCAGCAGTGCAAAGTGGCGTCGGTGGAAAAAATACGGGATCTCATCAGCTTGCAGCTGCCGGGTATTCCGCTGTCGGCGTTACCCGTGGCACCGCGCCAGTTGCCGTATCACGCCGGCTTTGTGTACTTCCGGTTGGATGACCAGAGCCAGGCCTGGCAAATGCTCGACAACGCCAGCGGCTTTGCTTTCCACGTAGCGGGAAGCTATCCGGGGCTGGAAATGCAGTTCTGGGCAATCAGGAGCTAA
- the tssJ gene encoding type VI secretion system lipoprotein TssJ, with protein MKYCKWSLLTMVMLLVGCSTPYNAVTKTAKVLWDPDIPVGYPEDQPSRVDLTMLAEPSVNPNQSLAPTPIAFQIIELRDSSLLMAGDFDQLLNNLEDSLGRNYVDHSDYTLVPGQFKFVEPFEISEDTRFIGVIAFYAYPNLSQWKKVVKVDPIGGTYHLLVNLREREVKLTRSDES; from the coding sequence GTGAAGTACTGCAAATGGAGCTTGCTGACGATGGTTATGTTGCTGGTGGGGTGCAGCACCCCCTACAACGCGGTCACCAAAACCGCCAAAGTGTTGTGGGACCCCGACATCCCTGTGGGCTACCCGGAAGATCAGCCCAGCCGAGTGGATTTGACCATGCTGGCGGAGCCGAGCGTTAACCCGAACCAGTCTTTGGCGCCCACGCCAATTGCCTTTCAGATCATCGAACTTCGTGACAGTTCGCTGTTGATGGCGGGTGATTTCGATCAGCTGCTGAATAACCTTGAAGACTCGTTGGGTCGCAACTACGTGGACCACAGCGACTACACCTTGGTGCCCGGTCAGTTCAAGTTTGTGGAGCCGTTCGAGATCAGCGAAGACACCCGGTTTATCGGTGTGATTGCCTTCTACGCTTACCCTAACTTGTCGCAGTGGAAGAAGGTGGTGAAGGTGGACCCGATCGGTGGCACCTACCATTTGCTGGTTAACCTGCGAGAGCGGGAAGTGAAACTGACCCGTTCGGATGAAAGCTGA
- the tagH gene encoding type VI secretion system-associated FHA domain protein TagH, with amino-acid sequence MTTQTAELNLVITNPSEAGGGESIEHRFSATGGSIGTAANDTWRLSPHRTGAVAGHAEVRFLDGGFCLIDRSGRTYINSSSQPVGRGRRARLNHGDTVSIGRYQIRAELQGGSSGRSELNEPSAEDHRLVNVDEGDLLRSSQHQTLPEGREPLVGLKGSADAPQSNDPLALWQKPEASGEQLSPALLASEERWFAGSTDVDEEYRENRDVAMGLPVNRTARHQNDQEKERLGMSDTRAPTRDASRQHISGAPLLRGLQADIEFTDSEDMQLFLEEAGQTLKAVVDGLLTLHQSEDTRHQALRTRLQPLEDNPLRLGNDYHGTIQTLFAAERSPVHLSAPAAVRESLDSLNHHQRATQEAIREALDAILHAFSPEALLRRFHGYRRGLKDNEDEGRWAWDMYQHYYQELRSSRQQGFERLFQEVFDQAYDQHLRQLQRENG; translated from the coding sequence GTGACCACGCAAACAGCAGAATTGAACTTGGTGATCACCAACCCCTCGGAAGCGGGGGGCGGCGAAAGTATTGAACACCGTTTCAGCGCAACCGGGGGCTCGATTGGTACTGCGGCTAATGATACCTGGCGTTTATCGCCCCACCGCACTGGTGCCGTGGCGGGGCATGCTGAAGTGCGCTTTCTGGACGGCGGCTTCTGTCTGATCGACCGCAGCGGCCGAACCTACATCAACAGCAGTAGCCAGCCCGTAGGTCGTGGACGCAGAGCGCGCCTGAACCATGGCGACACCGTCAGCATTGGCCGGTACCAAATCCGGGCGGAGCTGCAGGGTGGTTCTTCAGGGCGAAGCGAGTTGAACGAGCCCAGCGCCGAAGATCATCGGTTGGTTAATGTAGATGAAGGCGACTTGCTGCGATCTAGCCAGCACCAAACTTTGCCGGAAGGCCGCGAACCTTTGGTGGGGCTGAAAGGCTCGGCCGACGCGCCTCAAAGTAACGACCCACTGGCCCTTTGGCAGAAGCCAGAGGCATCGGGTGAGCAATTATCACCAGCACTGCTGGCCAGCGAGGAACGCTGGTTTGCCGGTTCCACCGATGTGGATGAGGAATACCGGGAAAACCGGGATGTGGCGATGGGACTGCCGGTGAACCGCACGGCCCGCCATCAGAATGATCAGGAAAAGGAGCGACTGGGAATGTCGGACACCAGAGCACCCACCCGGGATGCCAGCCGTCAGCACATCAGTGGGGCGCCTTTATTGCGAGGGTTGCAGGCGGACATTGAATTTACCGACAGCGAAGACATGCAGCTGTTTCTGGAAGAGGCCGGGCAAACCCTCAAAGCCGTGGTGGATGGCCTGCTTACGCTGCACCAAAGCGAAGATACCCGGCATCAGGCACTGCGTACCCGCTTGCAGCCCCTTGAAGACAACCCGCTGCGACTGGGAAACGATTACCACGGCACCATTCAAACCCTGTTTGCCGCCGAACGAAGCCCGGTTCACCTATCTGCGCCTGCTGCGGTGAGAGAAAGCCTCGACAGCTTGAACCACCACCAGCGGGCCACGCAGGAAGCCATTCGCGAAGCCTTGGACGCGATTCTGCACGCCTTCTCGCCGGAGGCCTTGCTGAGAAGGTTCCACGGATACCGCCGTGGGCTCAAGGACAACGAAGACGAGGGCCGTTGGGCCTGGGACATGTATCAACATTACTACCAAGAACTTAGATCCAGTCGTCAGCAGGGTTTTGAGCGCCTTTTCCAAGAGGTGTTCGACCAGGCTTACGACCAACACTTGCGCCAATTACAGAGGGAGAATGGCTAG